A single region of the Vicia villosa cultivar HV-30 ecotype Madison, WI linkage group LG4, Vvil1.0, whole genome shotgun sequence genome encodes:
- the LOC131595839 gene encoding uncharacterized protein LOC131595839 isoform X4 — protein MNSLQYCYILSPHSTKPRSSRTFPPNFHFPGRGRKQGFSICCSSKTDERRPPFDINLAVILAGFSFEAYTTPPENLGRREVDAAGSKTIYLSEEFFRELYDGQLFIKLKKGSSFPAMDPWGTSDPYVVLQMGSQSAKSNIKWGTKEPTWNEEFIFNFKRSQNKALQVAAWDANLLTPHKRIGNAVVDLECLCDGDTHEILVELGGMGGGGMVWLEVKYKTFDEIDDEEKWWKIPFVSDFLKKNGFDSALRKVIGSDTVQVSQFVEYAFGKLKSFNNEKGQISDTDNDKYDTESSKESNDSAFMLKSPSHEAASSDSEASNEAFSEQRNMEEFHSRDSETGTEHTLELDNRTSGQPATAAIQSSLPEVKKANEKLMEQTESILGGLMVLTATVSKMKDEGRSSEERKTKEDSIKGVGSDVQYSTSEKFPSPENASFLDDKQTEETRALFSTAESAMEAWTMLATSLGHPSFIKSEFEKICFLDNASTDTQVAVWRDSVRRRLVIAFRGTEQTAWKDFATDLMVVPAGLNPERIGGDFKQEIQVHRGFLNAYDSVRTRIISLIRLAIGYVDDHSEFIHKWHIYMTGHSLGGALATLLALELSSNQLTTKLKIAGEL, from the exons ATGAACTCTCTTCAATACTGTTACATTCTTTCTCCACATTCCACAAAACCCCGATCTTCTCGCACTTTCCCGCCTAATTTTCATTTTCCTGGAAGAGGAAGAAAACAAGGTTTCTCAATATGCTGTTCTTCGAAAACCGACGAACGGCGGCCTCCGTTTGATATCAACCTTGCTGTTATTCTCGCCGGCTTCTCCTTTGAAGCCTACACAACTCCACCg GAAAACTTGGGTAGGCGTGAAGTTGATGCAGCTGGTAGCAAGACAATCTATCTTTCTGA GGAATTTTTCCGTGAACTTTATGACGGACAACTTTTCATTAAGTTGAAAAAAGGATCCAGTTTCCCTGCCATGGATCCATGG GGAACAAGTGATCCATATGTGGTCTTACAGATGGGTTCTCAGTCTGCTAAAAGCAATATCAAATGGGG GACAAAAGAGCCAACATGGAATGAggagtttatttttaattttaagcgGTCTCAGAACAAAGCTCTACAG GTTGCAGCTTGGGATGCAAACCTCTTAACTCCTCACAAACGCATTGGGAATGCAGTTGTTGATTTGGAATGTCTTTGTGACG gaGATACACATGAAATACTGGTGGAGTTGGGGGGAATGGGTGGAGGTGGCATGGTTTGGCTGGAG GTTAAATATAAGAcctttgatgaaattgatgatgagGAAAAGTGGTGGAAGATACCTTTTGTTTCAGATTTTCTAAAGAAAAATGGTTTTGATTCTGCACTCAGAAAGGTTATTGGTTCTGATACAGTTCAAGTCAGCCAATTTGTGGAGTACGCATTTGGGAAGTTAAAGTCATTTAACAATGAGAAGGGTCAGATATCTGATACTGATAATGATAAATATGATACTGAAAGTTCTAAGGAATCAAATGATTCTGCATTTATGTTGAAGTCTCCTTCTCACGAAGCTGCTAGTTCAGATTCAGAAGCCTCTAATGAAGCTTTTAGTGAACAAAGAAACATGGAAGAGTTTCACTCACGTGATAGTGAAACTGGAACTGAACACACTTTGGAATTAGACAATAGAACAAGTGGTCAACCTGCCACTGCTGCAATTCAGTCTTCACTTCCAGAGGTCAAAAAGGCAAATGAGAAATTGATGGAGCAAACTGAATCAATTTTAGGAGGTTTAATGGTTTTAACGGCAACAGTTTCCAAAATGAAAGATGAAGGACGTTCTTCTGAAGAGAGGAAAACAAAAGAAGATTCTATCAAAGGAGTAGGCAGTGATGTTCAGTATTCTACTAGTGAGAAGTTTCCTAGCCCCGAAAACGCATCATTTTTGGATGATAAACAAACTGAAGAAACGAGAGCCCTTTTTTCAACTGCTGAAAGTGCCATGGAGGCTTGGACAATGCTGGCCACTTCACTAGGTCATCCTAGTTTCATTAAGTCTGAGTTTGAAAAGATATGTTTCTTAGATAATGCATCCACTGACACACAG GTTGCAGTTTGGCGTGATTCTGTGCGAAGAAGGTTAGTGATTGCATTTAGGGGAACAGAACAG aCAGCATGGAAAGATTTTGCAACGGATCTAATGGTTGTTCCAGCTGG GCTGAATCCTGAGAGGATAGGTGGAGATTTCAAGCAAGAGATTCAA GTTCACAGGGGCTTTCTAAATGCATATGACTCAGTAAGGACCAGGATCATTTCTCTGATTAGACTTGCAATTGGTTATGT AGATGATCATTCTGAGTTCATCCACAAATGGCATATTTATATGACTGGTCATAGTTTAGGTGGTGCATTGGCTACCTTGCTTGCCCTTGAACTTTCATCAAATCAATTAACTAC AAAGTTAAAGATAGCTGGCGAGTTGtga
- the LOC131595839 gene encoding uncharacterized protein LOC131595839 isoform X1, translating into MNSLQYCYILSPHSTKPRSSRTFPPNFHFPGRGRKQGFSICCSSKTDERRPPFDINLAVILAGFSFEAYTTPPENLGRREVDAAGSKTIYLSEEFFRELYDGQLFIKLKKGSSFPAMDPWGTSDPYVVLQMGSQSAKSNIKWGTKEPTWNEEFIFNFKRSQNKALQVAAWDANLLTPHKRIGNAVVDLECLCDGDTHEILVELGGMGGGGMVWLEVKYKTFDEIDDEEKWWKIPFVSDFLKKNGFDSALRKVIGSDTVQVSQFVEYAFGKLKSFNNEKGQISDTDNDKYDTESSKESNDSAFMLKSPSHEAASSDSEASNEAFSEQRNMEEFHSRDSETGTEHTLELDNRTSGQPATAAIQSSLPEVKKANEKLMEQTESILGGLMVLTATVSKMKDEGRSSEERKTKEDSIKGVGSDVQYSTSEKFPSPENASFLDDKQTEETRALFSTAESAMEAWTMLATSLGHPSFIKSEFEKICFLDNASTDTQVAVWRDSVRRRLVIAFRGTEQTAWKDFATDLMVVPAGLNPERIGGDFKQEIQVHRGFLNAYDSVRTRIISLIRLAIGYVDDHSEFIHKWHIYMTGHSLGGALATLLALELSSNQLTTRGAISITMYNFGSPRVGNKRFVKVYNKKVKDSWRVVNHKDIIPTMGRFMSYCHINQPLFLAAGVSTNSLENKDILGNGYEGDDVLGESTPNIIINDFIKGEMELIEKLLQTEINIFRSIRDGSAYMQHMEDFYYITLLENVRSNYQVSSRSEQDFNTSLS; encoded by the exons ATGAACTCTCTTCAATACTGTTACATTCTTTCTCCACATTCCACAAAACCCCGATCTTCTCGCACTTTCCCGCCTAATTTTCATTTTCCTGGAAGAGGAAGAAAACAAGGTTTCTCAATATGCTGTTCTTCGAAAACCGACGAACGGCGGCCTCCGTTTGATATCAACCTTGCTGTTATTCTCGCCGGCTTCTCCTTTGAAGCCTACACAACTCCACCg GAAAACTTGGGTAGGCGTGAAGTTGATGCAGCTGGTAGCAAGACAATCTATCTTTCTGA GGAATTTTTCCGTGAACTTTATGACGGACAACTTTTCATTAAGTTGAAAAAAGGATCCAGTTTCCCTGCCATGGATCCATGG GGAACAAGTGATCCATATGTGGTCTTACAGATGGGTTCTCAGTCTGCTAAAAGCAATATCAAATGGGG GACAAAAGAGCCAACATGGAATGAggagtttatttttaattttaagcgGTCTCAGAACAAAGCTCTACAG GTTGCAGCTTGGGATGCAAACCTCTTAACTCCTCACAAACGCATTGGGAATGCAGTTGTTGATTTGGAATGTCTTTGTGACG gaGATACACATGAAATACTGGTGGAGTTGGGGGGAATGGGTGGAGGTGGCATGGTTTGGCTGGAG GTTAAATATAAGAcctttgatgaaattgatgatgagGAAAAGTGGTGGAAGATACCTTTTGTTTCAGATTTTCTAAAGAAAAATGGTTTTGATTCTGCACTCAGAAAGGTTATTGGTTCTGATACAGTTCAAGTCAGCCAATTTGTGGAGTACGCATTTGGGAAGTTAAAGTCATTTAACAATGAGAAGGGTCAGATATCTGATACTGATAATGATAAATATGATACTGAAAGTTCTAAGGAATCAAATGATTCTGCATTTATGTTGAAGTCTCCTTCTCACGAAGCTGCTAGTTCAGATTCAGAAGCCTCTAATGAAGCTTTTAGTGAACAAAGAAACATGGAAGAGTTTCACTCACGTGATAGTGAAACTGGAACTGAACACACTTTGGAATTAGACAATAGAACAAGTGGTCAACCTGCCACTGCTGCAATTCAGTCTTCACTTCCAGAGGTCAAAAAGGCAAATGAGAAATTGATGGAGCAAACTGAATCAATTTTAGGAGGTTTAATGGTTTTAACGGCAACAGTTTCCAAAATGAAAGATGAAGGACGTTCTTCTGAAGAGAGGAAAACAAAAGAAGATTCTATCAAAGGAGTAGGCAGTGATGTTCAGTATTCTACTAGTGAGAAGTTTCCTAGCCCCGAAAACGCATCATTTTTGGATGATAAACAAACTGAAGAAACGAGAGCCCTTTTTTCAACTGCTGAAAGTGCCATGGAGGCTTGGACAATGCTGGCCACTTCACTAGGTCATCCTAGTTTCATTAAGTCTGAGTTTGAAAAGATATGTTTCTTAGATAATGCATCCACTGACACACAG GTTGCAGTTTGGCGTGATTCTGTGCGAAGAAGGTTAGTGATTGCATTTAGGGGAACAGAACAG aCAGCATGGAAAGATTTTGCAACGGATCTAATGGTTGTTCCAGCTGG GCTGAATCCTGAGAGGATAGGTGGAGATTTCAAGCAAGAGATTCAA GTTCACAGGGGCTTTCTAAATGCATATGACTCAGTAAGGACCAGGATCATTTCTCTGATTAGACTTGCAATTGGTTATGT AGATGATCATTCTGAGTTCATCCACAAATGGCATATTTATATGACTGGTCATAGTTTAGGTGGTGCATTGGCTACCTTGCTTGCCCTTGAACTTTCATCAAATCAATTAACTAC GCGAGGAGCGATTTCTATCACTATGTATAATTTTGGTTCTCCTAGGGTTGGTAACAAAAGATTTGTAAAGGTTTACAATAAG AAAGTTAAAGATAGCTGGCGAGTTGtgaatcacaaagatatcattCCTACTATGGGCCGGTTTATGAGTTATTGTCATATCAATCAACCTTTATTTCTTGCTGCAGGAGTTTCAACAAATTCGTTA GAAAATAAAGATATTCTTGGAAATGGTTACGAAGGTGATGATGTTCTTGGGGAATCCACACCAAATATCATAATCAACGACTTT ATAAAGGGCGAAATGGAACTTATTGAGAAGTTGTTACAAACTGAAATTAATATATTCCGCTCAATCAGAGATGGAAGTGCTTACATGCAGCATATGGAGGATTTCTATTACATCACATTACTAGAG AATGTAAGATCAAACTACCAAGTTTCCTCGAGGTCAGAACAAGATTTTAACACCAGCTTATCCTGA
- the LOC131595839 gene encoding uncharacterized protein LOC131595839 isoform X2: MNSLQYCYILSPHSTKPRSSRTFPPNFHFPGRGRKQGFSICCSSKTDERRPPFDINLAVILAGFSFEAYTTPPENLGRREVDAAGSKTIYLSEEFFRELYDGQLFIKLKKGSSFPAMDPWGTSDPYVVLQMGSQSAKSNIKWGTKEPTWNEEFIFNFKRSQNKALQVAAWDANLLTPHKRIGNAVVDLECLCDGDTHEILVELGGMGGGGMVWLEVKYKTFDEIDDEEKWWKIPFVSDFLKKNGFDSALRKVIGSDTVQVSQFVEYAFGKLKSFNNEKGQISDTDNDKYDTESSKESNDSAFMLKSPSHEAASSDSEASNEAFSEQRNMEEFHSRDSETGTEHTLELDNRTSGQPATAAIQSSLPEVKKANEKLMEQTESILGGLMVLTATVSKMKDEGRSSEERKTKEDSIKGVGSDVQYSTSEKFPSPENASFLDDKQTEETRALFSTAESAMEAWTMLATSLVWRDSVRRRLVIAFRGTEQTAWKDFATDLMVVPAGLNPERIGGDFKQEIQVHRGFLNAYDSVRTRIISLIRLAIGYVDDHSEFIHKWHIYMTGHSLGGALATLLALELSSNQLTTRGAISITMYNFGSPRVGNKRFVKVYNKKVKDSWRVVNHKDIIPTMGRFMSYCHINQPLFLAAGVSTNSLENKDILGNGYEGDDVLGESTPNIIINDFIKGEMELIEKLLQTEINIFRSIRDGSAYMQHMEDFYYITLLENVRSNYQVSSRSEQDFNTSLS; this comes from the exons ATGAACTCTCTTCAATACTGTTACATTCTTTCTCCACATTCCACAAAACCCCGATCTTCTCGCACTTTCCCGCCTAATTTTCATTTTCCTGGAAGAGGAAGAAAACAAGGTTTCTCAATATGCTGTTCTTCGAAAACCGACGAACGGCGGCCTCCGTTTGATATCAACCTTGCTGTTATTCTCGCCGGCTTCTCCTTTGAAGCCTACACAACTCCACCg GAAAACTTGGGTAGGCGTGAAGTTGATGCAGCTGGTAGCAAGACAATCTATCTTTCTGA GGAATTTTTCCGTGAACTTTATGACGGACAACTTTTCATTAAGTTGAAAAAAGGATCCAGTTTCCCTGCCATGGATCCATGG GGAACAAGTGATCCATATGTGGTCTTACAGATGGGTTCTCAGTCTGCTAAAAGCAATATCAAATGGGG GACAAAAGAGCCAACATGGAATGAggagtttatttttaattttaagcgGTCTCAGAACAAAGCTCTACAG GTTGCAGCTTGGGATGCAAACCTCTTAACTCCTCACAAACGCATTGGGAATGCAGTTGTTGATTTGGAATGTCTTTGTGACG gaGATACACATGAAATACTGGTGGAGTTGGGGGGAATGGGTGGAGGTGGCATGGTTTGGCTGGAG GTTAAATATAAGAcctttgatgaaattgatgatgagGAAAAGTGGTGGAAGATACCTTTTGTTTCAGATTTTCTAAAGAAAAATGGTTTTGATTCTGCACTCAGAAAGGTTATTGGTTCTGATACAGTTCAAGTCAGCCAATTTGTGGAGTACGCATTTGGGAAGTTAAAGTCATTTAACAATGAGAAGGGTCAGATATCTGATACTGATAATGATAAATATGATACTGAAAGTTCTAAGGAATCAAATGATTCTGCATTTATGTTGAAGTCTCCTTCTCACGAAGCTGCTAGTTCAGATTCAGAAGCCTCTAATGAAGCTTTTAGTGAACAAAGAAACATGGAAGAGTTTCACTCACGTGATAGTGAAACTGGAACTGAACACACTTTGGAATTAGACAATAGAACAAGTGGTCAACCTGCCACTGCTGCAATTCAGTCTTCACTTCCAGAGGTCAAAAAGGCAAATGAGAAATTGATGGAGCAAACTGAATCAATTTTAGGAGGTTTAATGGTTTTAACGGCAACAGTTTCCAAAATGAAAGATGAAGGACGTTCTTCTGAAGAGAGGAAAACAAAAGAAGATTCTATCAAAGGAGTAGGCAGTGATGTTCAGTATTCTACTAGTGAGAAGTTTCCTAGCCCCGAAAACGCATCATTTTTGGATGATAAACAAACTGAAGAAACGAGAGCCCTTTTTTCAACTGCTGAAAGTGCCATGGAGGCTTGGACAATGCTGGCCACTTCACTAG TTTGGCGTGATTCTGTGCGAAGAAGGTTAGTGATTGCATTTAGGGGAACAGAACAG aCAGCATGGAAAGATTTTGCAACGGATCTAATGGTTGTTCCAGCTGG GCTGAATCCTGAGAGGATAGGTGGAGATTTCAAGCAAGAGATTCAA GTTCACAGGGGCTTTCTAAATGCATATGACTCAGTAAGGACCAGGATCATTTCTCTGATTAGACTTGCAATTGGTTATGT AGATGATCATTCTGAGTTCATCCACAAATGGCATATTTATATGACTGGTCATAGTTTAGGTGGTGCATTGGCTACCTTGCTTGCCCTTGAACTTTCATCAAATCAATTAACTAC GCGAGGAGCGATTTCTATCACTATGTATAATTTTGGTTCTCCTAGGGTTGGTAACAAAAGATTTGTAAAGGTTTACAATAAG AAAGTTAAAGATAGCTGGCGAGTTGtgaatcacaaagatatcattCCTACTATGGGCCGGTTTATGAGTTATTGTCATATCAATCAACCTTTATTTCTTGCTGCAGGAGTTTCAACAAATTCGTTA GAAAATAAAGATATTCTTGGAAATGGTTACGAAGGTGATGATGTTCTTGGGGAATCCACACCAAATATCATAATCAACGACTTT ATAAAGGGCGAAATGGAACTTATTGAGAAGTTGTTACAAACTGAAATTAATATATTCCGCTCAATCAGAGATGGAAGTGCTTACATGCAGCATATGGAGGATTTCTATTACATCACATTACTAGAG AATGTAAGATCAAACTACCAAGTTTCCTCGAGGTCAGAACAAGATTTTAACACCAGCTTATCCTGA
- the LOC131595839 gene encoding uncharacterized protein LOC131595839 isoform X3: MNSLQYCYILSPHSTKPRSSRTFPPNFHFPGRGRKQGFSICCSSKTDERRPPFDINLAVILAGFSFEAYTTPPENLGRREVDAAGSKTIYLSEEFFRELYDGQLFIKLKKGSSFPAMDPWGTSDPYVVLQMGSQSAKSNIKWGTKEPTWNEEFIFNFKRSQNKALQVAAWDANLLTPHKRIGNAVVDLECLCDGDTHEILVELGGMGGGGMVWLEVKYKTFDEIDDEEKWWKIPFVSDFLKKNGFDSALRKVIGSDTVQVSQFVEYAFGKLKSFNNEKGQISDTDNDKYDTESSKESNDSAFMLKSPSHEAASSDSEASNEAFSEQRNMEEFHSRDSETGTEHTLELDNRTSGQPATAAIQSSLPEVKKANEKLMEQTESILGGLMVLTATVSKMKDEGRSSEERKTKEDSIKGVGSDVQYSTSEKFPSPENASFLDDKQTEETRALFSTAESAMEAWTMLATSLGHPSFIKSEFEKICFLDNASTDTQVAVWRDSVRRRLVIAFRGTEQTAWKDFATDLMVVPAGLNPERIGGDFKQEIQVHRGFLNAYDSVRTRIISLIRLAIGYVDDHSEFIHKWHIYMTGHSLGGALATLLALELSSNQLTTRGAISITMYNFGSPRVGNKRFVKVYNKVRKES, from the exons ATGAACTCTCTTCAATACTGTTACATTCTTTCTCCACATTCCACAAAACCCCGATCTTCTCGCACTTTCCCGCCTAATTTTCATTTTCCTGGAAGAGGAAGAAAACAAGGTTTCTCAATATGCTGTTCTTCGAAAACCGACGAACGGCGGCCTCCGTTTGATATCAACCTTGCTGTTATTCTCGCCGGCTTCTCCTTTGAAGCCTACACAACTCCACCg GAAAACTTGGGTAGGCGTGAAGTTGATGCAGCTGGTAGCAAGACAATCTATCTTTCTGA GGAATTTTTCCGTGAACTTTATGACGGACAACTTTTCATTAAGTTGAAAAAAGGATCCAGTTTCCCTGCCATGGATCCATGG GGAACAAGTGATCCATATGTGGTCTTACAGATGGGTTCTCAGTCTGCTAAAAGCAATATCAAATGGGG GACAAAAGAGCCAACATGGAATGAggagtttatttttaattttaagcgGTCTCAGAACAAAGCTCTACAG GTTGCAGCTTGGGATGCAAACCTCTTAACTCCTCACAAACGCATTGGGAATGCAGTTGTTGATTTGGAATGTCTTTGTGACG gaGATACACATGAAATACTGGTGGAGTTGGGGGGAATGGGTGGAGGTGGCATGGTTTGGCTGGAG GTTAAATATAAGAcctttgatgaaattgatgatgagGAAAAGTGGTGGAAGATACCTTTTGTTTCAGATTTTCTAAAGAAAAATGGTTTTGATTCTGCACTCAGAAAGGTTATTGGTTCTGATACAGTTCAAGTCAGCCAATTTGTGGAGTACGCATTTGGGAAGTTAAAGTCATTTAACAATGAGAAGGGTCAGATATCTGATACTGATAATGATAAATATGATACTGAAAGTTCTAAGGAATCAAATGATTCTGCATTTATGTTGAAGTCTCCTTCTCACGAAGCTGCTAGTTCAGATTCAGAAGCCTCTAATGAAGCTTTTAGTGAACAAAGAAACATGGAAGAGTTTCACTCACGTGATAGTGAAACTGGAACTGAACACACTTTGGAATTAGACAATAGAACAAGTGGTCAACCTGCCACTGCTGCAATTCAGTCTTCACTTCCAGAGGTCAAAAAGGCAAATGAGAAATTGATGGAGCAAACTGAATCAATTTTAGGAGGTTTAATGGTTTTAACGGCAACAGTTTCCAAAATGAAAGATGAAGGACGTTCTTCTGAAGAGAGGAAAACAAAAGAAGATTCTATCAAAGGAGTAGGCAGTGATGTTCAGTATTCTACTAGTGAGAAGTTTCCTAGCCCCGAAAACGCATCATTTTTGGATGATAAACAAACTGAAGAAACGAGAGCCCTTTTTTCAACTGCTGAAAGTGCCATGGAGGCTTGGACAATGCTGGCCACTTCACTAGGTCATCCTAGTTTCATTAAGTCTGAGTTTGAAAAGATATGTTTCTTAGATAATGCATCCACTGACACACAG GTTGCAGTTTGGCGTGATTCTGTGCGAAGAAGGTTAGTGATTGCATTTAGGGGAACAGAACAG aCAGCATGGAAAGATTTTGCAACGGATCTAATGGTTGTTCCAGCTGG GCTGAATCCTGAGAGGATAGGTGGAGATTTCAAGCAAGAGATTCAA GTTCACAGGGGCTTTCTAAATGCATATGACTCAGTAAGGACCAGGATCATTTCTCTGATTAGACTTGCAATTGGTTATGT AGATGATCATTCTGAGTTCATCCACAAATGGCATATTTATATGACTGGTCATAGTTTAGGTGGTGCATTGGCTACCTTGCTTGCCCTTGAACTTTCATCAAATCAATTAACTAC GCGAGGAGCGATTTCTATCACTATGTATAATTTTGGTTCTCCTAGGGTTGGTAACAAAAGATTTGTAAAGGTTTACAATAAGGTCAGAAAAG AAAGTTAA
- the LOC131598281 gene encoding protein FAR1-RELATED SEQUENCE 5-like has product MGYMVAQKGGYNDVGFTKKDLYNYSDKKMCDVVKDGDVAAALNYLKVKSSTDPMLYAEYCVSSDGRLKSLFWADGPSRSDYICFGDVLAFDTTYRKNKYNYPLVIFSGCNHHSQTVIFGAALVSDETIETYKWLLKCFLDCMENKYPEAVVTDGDGAMREAIKQIYPDATHRLCAWHLNKNAGENVKKSQFLDGFKKAMYSNFTTEQFEEFWWEMYKENELEGNSWVAKTYETKSLWATAYLHDKFFGHIRTTSQCEAVNAIIKSYVRKKGCIFEFMHNLEQALRDYRNNELVADFKSKFSDPVLTTHLRPIESDAAKTYTAEIFKEIKEEIMKAGALIVKERLIKGELRVYTLTKYCEDGYEREVVYDPSGETL; this is encoded by the coding sequence ATGGGGTACATGGTTGCCCAAAAGGGTGGATATAATGATGTTGGTTTTACAAAGAAAGACTTGTACAATTATTCCGACAAAAAAATGTGTGATGTTGTTAAGGATGGTGATGTTGCTGCTGCCCTAAATTATCTCAAAGTGAAATCATCTACGGATCCTATGCTTTATGCAGAATATTGTGTCAGTAGTGACGGAAGATTGAAGTCACTTTTTTGGGCAGACGGCCCTAGTAGATCAGACTATATATGTTTTGGGGATGTTCTTGCATTTGACACAACTTACAGGAAGAACAAATACAATTATCCCTTGGTTATATTTTCTGGTTGCAACCACCACTCGCAGACTGTTATATTCGGTGCAGCATTGGTGTCGGACGAAACGATAGAGACGTATAAGTGGTTGTTGAAGTGTTTCTTAGACTGCATGGAAAACAAATATCCAGAAGCAGTTGTAACAGATGGAGATGGTGCTATGAGGGAGGCTATCAAACAAATTTATCCTGATGCGACCCATCGGTTGTGTGCTTGGCATTTGAACAAGAATGCAGGTGAAAATGTAAAGAAGTCACAATTTTTGGATGGTTTTAAAAAGGCAATGTACTCAAATTTTACAACAGAACAATTTGAAGAATTTTGGTGGGAGATGTATAAAGAGAATGAACTTGAAGGAAATTCTTGGGTTGCCAAAACATATGAGACCAAGTCACTTTGGGCTACTGCATATCTACATGATAAGTTTTTTGGTCATATAAGAACTACGTCTCAGTGCGAAGCTGTCAATGCTATAATcaagtcttatgtaaggaagaaagggtgcatttttgaatttatgcatAATCTTGAACAAGCTTTGAGGGATTACAGAAATAATGAACTTGTTGCTGATTTTAAATCGAAGTTTTCAGATCCAGTGTTGACAACTCATCTTCGTCCGATCGAAAGTGACGCTGCCAAAACTTATACAGCAGAGATtttcaaagaaataaaagaagaaataatGAAGGCTGGTGCGTTAATTGTAAAGGAGCGATTAATAAAAGGGGAACTGAGAGTTTATACATTGACAAAATATTGTGAGGATGGATATGAAAGAGAGGTTGTGTATGATCCTTCAGGTGAAACATTGTGA
- the LOC131600216 gene encoding late embryogenesis abundant protein 2, whose product MSSAQQNFSQGQAQGQTQAKAEQWVQSTKETASAAGQHAQAAAGHVADRAHSAAQHAQAHAGQAADRAHSGPAQHAQAATGQAAEHAHSNAGQASQHAHAAANTTGQTAERNKEEAAGFLQQTGEQVKNMAQGAVETVKHTLGMDKK is encoded by the exons atgtcgaGTGCTCAACAAAACTTCTCTCAAGGCCAAGCCCAAGGCCAGACTCAA GCTAAGGCAGAACAATGGGTTCAATCCACCAAGGAAACGGCCTCTGCAGCTGGCCAGCATGCTCAGGCAGCTGCTGGACACGTTGCAGACCGCGCTCATTCAGCTGCCCAGCATGCTCAGGCACATGCTGGACAGGCTGCCGACCGCGCTCATTCAGGTCCCGCACAACATGCCCAAGCAGCTACTGGACAGGCTGCAGAACATGCCCATTCAAATGCCGGGCAGGCTTCTCAACATGCTCATGCAGCAGCTAACACAACAGGACAAACTGCTGAAAGAAACAAGGAGGAAGCTGCTGGTTTTCTCCAACAG ACTGGAGAGCAAGTGAAGAACATGGCTCAAGGTGCTGTCGAGACCGTGAAGCACACCCTTGGAATGGACAAGAAGTGA